A window from Setaria italica strain Yugu1 chromosome VIII, Setaria_italica_v2.0, whole genome shotgun sequence encodes these proteins:
- the LOC101780909 gene encoding agamous-like MADS-box protein AGL80 has translation MATRRATYERRCQSLMKKASELAALPGAEVCVVVYDSEDAGAAAAQPEVWPSAEEAARLFRKLKAMPEGRFKKTMSQLQFLQNRVSKVREQVKKSAVVNGELESSALLHECVAGRRPGLVGVTEKELAGLMDLVEAKMSKVRARLQQLGVGEGAHPRAAPPMENGGELGAVFCSAFEGGDGAGPSGSGCEAIEASNQGCDLGSPWAQE, from the coding sequence ATGGCGACCCGGCGCGCGACGTACGAGCGGCGCTGCCAGAGCCTGATGAAGAAGGCCAGcgagctcgccgcgctccccgGCGCCGAGGTTTGCGTGGTGGTGTACGACAGCGAggacgccggcgctgccgcggcGCAGCCGGAGGTGTGGCCCtccgccgaggaggccgcgcgGCTCTTCAGGAAGCTCAAGGCCATGCCCGAGGGCAGGTTCAAGAAGACCATGAGCCAGCTGCAGTTCCTCCAGAACCGCGTCTCCAAGGTACGTGAGCAGGTGAAGAAGTCGGCGGTCGTGAACGGCGAGCTCGAGTCCTCGGCGCTCCTCCATGAGTGCGTGGCCgggcgccgccccggcctcgtcggcgtcacCGAGAAGGAGCTCGCCGGCCTtatggatttggtggaggccAAGATGAGCAAGGTGAGAGCACGCCTGCAGCAGCTTGGCGTCGGGGAAGGTGCACACCCACGAGCGGCGCCGCCGATGGAGAACGGAGGGGAGCTTGGCGCCGTGTTCTGCAGTGCCTTCGAAGgtggcgacggcgccggcccGAGCGGCAGTGGATGTGAAGCGATAGAGGCTTCCAATCAGGGCTGCGACTTGGGGTCCCCATGGGCTCAGGAGTGA